A genome region from Carassius gibelio isolate Cgi1373 ecotype wild population from Czech Republic chromosome A23, carGib1.2-hapl.c, whole genome shotgun sequence includes the following:
- the LOC127944773 gene encoding actin remodeling regulator NHS-like isoform X3, whose translation MPFAKRIVEPQWLCRRTDADDEGLLLQDLCAFSNVALSRTLRQLSDLAKHACSLFQELEHELLATNRRVCALREKMSRIQESTGALDPKQEAVPLSNLDIESKLSGHYQAPWHLQRNVFLPSTRPACVEELHRNAKQSLRALYRDQQQRQEVSERERRVTISISMAPPMPTYPSPSMHCRRQQRERHLSTERTERDIETQTTQAQVVPPVDSDSEVVALGHWPKCPIPNVPSTLDKQTNWAGILPLPTPEEKMKTDSQVITSCIVPINVTGVGFDREASVRCSLVHSQSVLQRRRKLRRRKTITGIPRRVQQDFDSDESPVARERTLIVHTSPEIFQEDLTLSRLTKDSGCQTEEFLIVGAAPSCRRIRAQRGQGVTVSLSHSTGNISSLPDNSDTMFTASVGSRLRSRSLPREGGRLLDEGHDLSDEDDEEEDEEELSPFESEDFLPVPGEHILKDDEESTDDQAIPEGQHNSLKFKQHARNTEHDWMERGQSHLPRKADMGSCEISSSSDTFSSPIHSVSNAGMLTSQMDHKEDHQSSSGNWSGSSSTCPSQTSETIPPAASPPLTGSSHCDSELSLNAATNTNDDSTGFIIDPYPGDRSQGLHSHRTGSFTSTASEGEWSYPQYRHNMPCRPDFSPEHSRADNILECPSFASIATFESLIDRPPSEKADTTSHFSVDAEGYFTSMHFDCGLKGSKSFTYNYASVDQQQAEYGYQTNTLGRRSLSLRKPKVKPFPPKRNSSLKKISSHVGPASDKNEPKIAGGLNKSMSSGDRTQHVGLDGGSSSQLESEDPLGAWGVNSSTKIPEVVLFGSTETHSFKEEGAVQSDYADLWLLNELKSNDPYRSLSNSSTATGTTVIECIKSHESSESQTSQSGSRATTPSLPSMESEFRLPSPEKLVGLASPSSGYSSQSETPTSSLPLAFFPNTHPKSPNVGKRKPKVPERKSSLASLQQNSSKRDLELPITPPSHLDLSALSNVSKPSIHNKHMHILQQSKKAETKSENLATSVSSDELAVTGPLAITPTVLRSVQLRSVVKSGEGSHDQPITDISTRPKCPTVTIITPPTQNKPNETRKPPPYRPLLTETSSQDDCESLFTPVDGLASHFGARNRYDRLAPSPLWSMTAFKAQSEQLNMDEGTFENSREVAEEVSTSNNLFAQSGLEVEQIRPLKSQPNEGSPGQNGLAKRSESLDQVPDIVKQRSETLQAYPISGAGEESVTSDVPTRSASQEYAEEGSTPDTEDYFSKESTPSDPTLSPLTDESKTEDDSVFLSPSKSRTTEDLFAMIHRSKRKMLGRKDSGEMSVRNRSAIVSGNGSATNPATSPSTPNMSVSPSTQTVAQRTPGPIYRSAKKSSTSNEEFKLLLLKKGSRSDSSYRMSAIEILKSPIATKSPGELLMEGSRPFEEPLSPLQQQLPEGTPEQIPSPFPKSYAEGFSTKAFPTSASTRQGRSRMPPAANSSRYSTRSRLYTAPMQAISEGETENSDGSPHDDRSS comes from the exons CGTTATCTAATCTGGACATAGAGAGCAAGCTGAGTGGACATTATCAGGCTCCATGGCACCTGCAGAGGAATGTGTTCCTGCCGTCCACTCGGCCCGCGTGCGTGGAAGAGCTGCATCGAAACGCCAAACAGAGCCTGCGGGCGCTGTACAGAG ACCAGCAGCAGAGGCAGGAGGTCAGCGAGAGAGAGCGCAGGGTGACCATTTCCATCTCCATGGCTCCACCCATGCCCACCTACCCATcgcccagcatgcactgcagacgccagcagagagagagacacctcAGCACG Gaaaggacagagagagacatagaaactcagacaacacaagcacag GTTGTTCCTCCAGTGGATTCAGATTCAGAGGTGGTGGCTCTGGGCCACTGGCCGAAGTGCCCAATCCCAAACGTGCCCTCAACGCTGGACAAACAGACCAACTGGGCTGGAATCTTACCACTGCCCACgccagaagagaagatgaagacGGACTCTCAAGTCATCACCTCATGCATCGTTCCCATTAACGTAACAG GGGTTGGGTTCGACAGAGAGGCCAGTGTGCGCTGCTCACTAGTCCATTCGCAATCAGTGCTACAACGGCGAAGGAAGCTAAGGAGACGGAAAACGATCACTGGCATTCCCAGACGAGTGCAGCAGGATTTTG ATTCTGACGAGTCTCCAGTGGCCAGAGAACGTACCTTGATAGTCCACACCAGCCCTGAAATTTTCCAAGAGGATCTCACGCTTTCTCGACTCACCAAGGACTCTGGTTGCCAGACAGAAGAATTCCTGATTGTTGGGGCTGCACCCTCATGTAGACGGATCAGAGCACAAAGGGGACAGGGCGTGACTGTGTCACTGTCCCATTCCACGGGCAACATATCTTCTCTGCCTGACAACTCTGACACAATGTTCACCGCTTCAGTAGGCTCCCGTCTGCGTTCCCGGAGTCTACCGCGTGAGGGAGGGCGACTGTTGGATGAAGGTCATGATCTcagtgatgaggatgatgaggaggaggatgaggaagaacTGTCCCCGTTTGAGTCAGAGGACTTCCTTCCAGTCCCAGGGGAACATATTCTAAAAGATGATGAAGAAAGCACTGATGACCAGGCAATCCCAGAGGGTCAGCATAACAGTTTGAAATTCAAGCAGCATGCTAGAAATACAGAGCATGACTGGATGGAGAGGGGTCAATCCCATCTGCCTCGGAAAGCTGACATGGGTAGCTGTGAGATTTCTTCCAGTTCTGATACATTCAGTAGCCCCATTCACTCCGTTTCAAATGCTGGCATGCTGACTAGTCAGATGGACCACAAAGAGGATCACCAGTCGTCAAGTGGCAATTGGAGTGGCAGTAGTTCTACATGTCCCTCCCAGACATCAGAGACCATTCCACCTGCAGCCTCACCCCCCCTCACCGGATCATCCCACTGTGATTCAGAACTATCATTGAATGCAGCTACCAATACTAATGATGATTCTACAGGCTTCATTATTGATCCATATCCTGGAGACCGATCACAAGGCCTCCATAGCCATAGGACAGGTTCATTCACTTCCACTGCTAGTGAGGGTGAGTGGAGCTATCCACAATACAGGCACAACATGCCTTGCCGCCCTGACTTCAGTCCTGAGCACTCTAGGGCAGATAATATCCTAGAATGTCCCAGTTTTGCCAGCATAGCCACTTTTGAAAGTTTAATAGATAGGCCACCTTCTGAAAAAGCTGACACCACCTCACACTTTTCTGTAGATGCCGAGGGCTACTTTACCTCCATGCACTTTGACTGTGGTCTTAAAGGTAGCAAAAGCTTCACATATAACTATGCATCTGTAGACCAGCAGCAGGCAGAATATGGATATCAAACAAACACACTTGGGAGACGCAGTCTCTCTCTAAGGAAACCAAAGGTGAAGCCATTCCCACCAAAACGCAACTCATCCTTGAAGAAAATAAGCAGCCATGTTGGACCTGCATCTGACAAGAATGAACCAAAGATTGCTGGTGGTCTGAACAAATCTATGTCTTCCGGTGATAGAACGCAGCATGTGGGGTTAGATGGAGGCTCCTCGAGTCAGCTGGAGAGTGAGGATCCACTGGGTGCTTGGGGTGTTAACAGTTCTACAAAGATACCAGAAGTTGTTTTGTTTGGCTCCACAGAAACACATTCCTTCAAGGAAGAGGGAGCTGTCCAGTCAGACTATGCAGATCTCTGGCTTCTTAATGAATTGAAATCCAATGATCCTTACAGATCATTGTCAAATTCCAGCACAGCTACGGGTACCACTGTCATCGAATGCATCAAGTCACATGAGAGCTCTGAATCCCAGACTTCCCAGTCAGGATCTAGGGCCACCACTCCTTCACTACCATCAATGGAAAGTGAATTTAGATTGCCTTCACCAGAAAAGCTGGTAGGTCTAGCATCACCTTCCAGTGGCTACTCAAGCCAGTCAGAGACACCAACATCATCTCTTCCACTGGCTTTCTTCCCAAACACTCACCCAAAGTCCCCTAATGTTGGGAAAAGGAAACCCAAAGTCCCAGAGAGGAAGTCCTCACTTGCTTCTTTACAGCAAAACTCATCCAAAAGGGACTTGGAATTACCTATCACACCCCCCTCCCACCTTGACCTAAGTGCCCTTTCCAATGTCAGCAAGCCTTCAATTCACAATAAACATATGCACATCCTCCAGCAGAGCAAAAAAGCAGAAACCAAGAGTGAGAATCTGGCAACTTCGGTTTCAAGTGATGAGCTGGCAGTCACTGGTCCATTGGCCATCACTCCTACGGTGCTTCGTTCAGTTCAGCTACGTTCAGTTGTCAAATCTGGAGAAGGGAGCCATGATCAACCTATAACTGATATTTCCACTAGACCTAAGTGTCCCACTGTGACTATCATTACCCCACCTACTCAGAATAAACCCAATGAAACTAGGAAGCCTCCACCCTATAGACCCCTTCTCACAGAAACCTCCTCTCAGGATGATTGTGAATCACTGTTTACCCCAGTAGATGGACTAGCAAGCCATTTTGGTGCAAGAAATAGATATGACCGATTAGCCCCATCACCTCTTTGGAGCATGACTGCTTTTAAGGCCCAATCCGAGCAGTTGAATATGGATGAAGGGACATTTGAGAATTCTCGAGAAGTTGCGGAAGAGGTGAGCACCTCAAATAATTTATTTGCCCAGAGTGGTCTGGAAGTGGAGCAAATTCGTCCATTGAAATCTCAGCCAAATGAGGGAAGCCCTGGTCAAAATGGTCTAGCAAAAAGGTCAGAGAGTCTTGACCAAGTGCCTGATATTGTCAAGCAAAGATCAGAGACATTGCAAGCTTATCCAATCAGTGGTGCTGGAGAAGAATCTGTAACATCAGATGTTCCAACCAGAAGTGCCTCACAGGAATATGCAGAGGAAGGGTCAACACCAGACACGGAGGACTATTTTAGCAAAG AGTCCACACCAAGCGATCCGACTCTGTCCCCGCTAACAGATGAATCCAAAACCGAGGACGATAGCGTTTTTCTTTCACCAAGTAAAAGTCGCACAACAGAGGATCTCTTTGCCATGATTCACAG GTCAAAACGAAAAATGCTGGGCAGGAAAGATTCTGGAGAAATGTCAGTGCGGAACCGTTCAGCCATTGTTTCTGGGAATGGCTCTGCTACTAATCCTGCAACCTCGCCAAGCACCCCAAACATGTCTGTTAGCCCATCTACTCAAACTGTGGCTCAGAGAACCCCAGGTCCAATTTATAGGAGTGCCAAAAAGTCCAGTACCTCGAATGAAGAGTTCAAATTGCTGCTGCTGAAAAAGGGAAGTCGCTCCGACTCCAGTTATCGCATGTCAGCTATAGAGATCTTAAAGAGTCCCATTGCAACCAAAAGCCCCGGTGAGCTCCTGATGGAGGGTTCTAGACCATTTGAGGAGCCACTCTCTCCTTTACAACAGCAACTTCCAGAAGGAACTCCCGAGCAAATTCCCAGCCCCTTTCCAAAATCTTATGCTGAGGGCTTTTCCACAAAAGCTTTTCCCACATCTGCCTCAACTAGACAAGGCCGGTCAAGGATGCCACCAGCTGCAAATAGCAGCCGCTACAGTACACGCAGTCGGCTGTACACTGCCCCCATGCAGGCTATATCAGAAGGGGAAACAGAAAACTCTGATGGAAGCCCACACGATGACCGTTCCTCCTGA